A single Drechmeria coniospora strain ARSEF 6962 chromosome 03, whole genome shotgun sequence DNA region contains:
- a CDS encoding PAP2 domain containing protein, with the protein MAYPGDTQSQRFSMRLVASYALDWIILVVIVVVGGFLGRITPNKRPFSLDDPNISFPFTENQTVPTWLLVILCGLVPAVLIIIICILLVPGGTVPKNTPGSLVWKRKLWELHVGLLGLLMAVGSSFFFISGMKNMCGKPRPDLLSRCQPDIANASSYQVGGFRGESNASLLYSGDICTQTDKYKLDDGFRSYPSGHAAASAAGLIYLSLFLASKFSVTVPFVVPGPTDASAHAAFPSRMRGAVGPVSDPYERVRDGTDYSTPLKAGPANRNARYNTKIQSLRRQAAAPPVYLLAITLVPFCLAIFISASRWFDFRHHGFDILFGFIIGTVTAIYSFRYYHLPIMTGAGWAWGPRSDDRAFWAGVGRLGYVGSKEEFDARVDAEAVGRPDLGESGDVDPYLSQDHASSMNYRSGPHASSSVAGTPSQRPSFQDVELARLDQPRRPVAALGQPMPTG; encoded by the exons ATGGCATACCCAGGCGACACGCAGAGTCAGCGTTTTTCAATGCGGCTCGTTGCTTCCTACGCCCTTGACTGgatcatcctcgtcgtcatcgtcgtcgtcgggggctTCCTCGGTCGAATTACGCCCAACAAGCGCCCCTTCTCGCTCGACGACCCCAACATCTC CTTCCCCTTCACTGAAAACCAGACGGTCCCGACCTggctcctcgtcatcctaTGCGGGCTCGTCCCCGCCGTtctcatcatcatcatctgcatcctcctcgtccccggCGGTACCGTGCCCAAAAACACCCCCGGCTCCCTCGTCTGGAAGCGAAAGCTGTGGGAGCTGCATGTCGGCCTGCTCGGTCTgctcatggccgtcggctcctccttcttcttcatcTCCGGCATGAAGAACATGTGCGGCAAGCCTCGGCCCGACCTGCTCTCCCGCTGCCAACCCGACATTGCCAACGCTTCGAGCTACCAAGTCGGCGGCTTCAGGGGCGAGTCGAACGCCTCCTTGCTCTACTCGGGCGACATCTGCACCCAGacggacaagtacaagctcgacgacggcttccgcAGCTACCCCAGcggccacgccgccgcctcggccgccggcctcaTCTACCTCTCGCTCTTCCTCGCCAGCAAGTTCTCCGTGACGGTTCCCTTTGTCGTCCCCGGTCCGACCGACGCCTCGGCCCACGCCGCCTTCCCCTCGCGCATGCGCGGTGCCGTCGGTCCCGTTAGCGATCCCTACGAGCGCGTCAGGGACGGCACGGACTATTCGACGCCCCTGAAGGCGGGTCCCGCCAACCGCAACGCCCGCTACAACACCAAGATCCAGTCCTTGCGTCGCCAGGCTGCCGCTCCACCCGTCTAcctcctcgccatcaccCTCGTCCCCTTCTGCCTCGCCATCTTCATCTCCGCCTCCCGCTGGTTCGACTTCCGCCACCACGGCTTCGACATCCTCTTTGGCTTCAtcatcggcaccgtcaccgCCATCTACAGCTTTCGCTACTACCACCTGCCCATCATGACCGGCGCCGGCTGGGCCTGGGGTCCTCGCAGCGACGACAGGGCATTCtgggccggcgtcggccgtctgggCTACGTCGGCAGCAAGGAGGAGTTCGATGCGcgcgtcgatgccgaagcCGTCGGTCGGCCTGATCTGGGCGAGTCCGGGGACGTCGACCCCTATCTGTCTCAAGACCACGCGTCGAGCATGAACTACCGAAGCGGCCCGCACGCCTCTTCCTCGGTCGCCGGCACTCCCTCCCAGCGCCCGTCCTTTCAGGATGTCGAGCTTGCCAGGCTGGACCAACCACGGCGGCCCGTGGCCGCGCTGGGTCAGCCGATGCCTACCGGGTAG
- a CDS encoding THO complex subunit 3 codes for MSIHFSAQTAILIGLAPALSGVGQPADASVLAHTIDCLEPSGNTGGNRLGGQDAARVWVNLDGRTGPGQHGVGRLTDAAAGNPEKPNVKFSTELKGHTSSVEKVAFNPVKDAELCSVSSDGVVKFWDVRTKACFNEVKGLGDALSLVWAPDGQTLLVGNKDDNVYIISPSQPNPISSHQQSVQTNQISFCWGGEKIFLATSDGRTRILTYPTFEPALHTKRGPGRETSEFKLHGQTSSCSTVELQPSSRYLATGGSDSIISLWDTKDLICQRTISGISGPVRSISESEPLAPAAILVEHWPEANRCRPRPPGFTFDGSFIVGGSDEGSGLEVYHVETGEHVHTFKTAGPSPVVAWAPLRYCLAYSDLGVLRIIGVDADRK; via the exons ATGTCAATCCATTTCAGTGCGCAGACAGCAATATTGATCGGCCTGGCACCCGCCTTGTCTGGCGTTGGACAACCTGCCGACGCCTCGGTACTTGCG CATACGATCGATTGCCTGGAACCCTCCGGGAACACTGGTGGCAACCGGCTCGGCGGACAAGACGCTGCGCGTGTGTGGGTGAACCTGGACGGACGAACCGGTCCCGGCCAGCACGGGGTTGGGAGACTGACAGATGCTGCTGCAGGGAATCCGGAAAAGCCAAACGTCAAGTTCTCGACCGAGCTCAAGGGCCACACGTCGTCGGTGGAAAAGGTGGCCTTCAACCCAGTCAAGGATGCCGAGCTCTGCAGCGTGAGCAGCGACGGGGTGGTCAAGTTCTGGGACGTGCGCACCAAGGCCTGCTTCAACGAAGTAAAGGGTCTAGGCGACGCGCTGAGCCTCGTCTGGGCCCCCGATGGACAGACACTGCTGGTGGGTAACAAGGACGACAACGTGTACATCATCTCGCCCTCGCAGCCGAACCCCATCTCATCGCATCAGCAGTCGGTGCAGACGAATCAGATCAGCTTTTGTTGGGGCGGCGAGAAGATATTCCTGGCGACgtcggacggacggacacGGATCCTGACGTATCCCACCTTCGAGCCTGCGCTGCACACCAAGCGCGGCCCCGGCCGTGAAACGAGCGAGTTCAAGCTGCACGGGCAAAcctcgtcgtgctcgacggTGGAGCTGCAGCCTTCATCGAGGTACCTCGCGACGGGAGGGTCCGACTCCATCATCTCCTTGTGGGACACCAAGGACCTCATCTGCCAGAGAACGATTTCGGGGATATCAGGGCCGGTGAGGAGCATCAGTGAGTCCGAGCCTTTGGCACCAGctgccatcctcgtcgagcatTGGCCGGAAGCTAACCGGTGCCGGCCGCGACCGCCAGGCTTTACTTTCGACGGAagcttcatcgtcggcggaaGTGACGAAG GGAGCGGTCTGGAGGTCTACCATGTCGAAACGGGCGAGCATGTGCACACATTCAAGACGGCGGGTCCGTCACCCGTGGTGGCCTGGGCGCCGCTTCGTTACTGCCTAGCCTACAgcgacctcggcgtcctACGAATCATTGGCGTGGATGCGGATAGGAAGTGA
- a CDS encoding zinc finger domain-containing protein, with translation MDEPRHPSTCAHSPTRYSAVRPRRFWQRKLSCPARLRSDLHYGDLRHVGLVKTPSSLHPPSAALHLESLILADQPPRPHPFHILSSLPSPNLQTLIIFTLLYFLFFPFALGSSRRPTATSPFTSAGSFPSPRHALHLASPRLASPRLASPRLVSVLSRPVPSRLVPSSNPSGNSARSNRADEGSRVGSTGRSIFYPRLPSRHRIQLPSVPSSPHLATFAPSSCSLAPWLPARRSIISISSSAPAPAPAPVPPGQGKISGTAMQVRDAAGRQVSLLNDDGAHYRNQQPPSLHGTNRLLPRPDASPRSSSSSPITPELLRSDSYDSQMSNDPISPLTPSTDFSFPRGAIFPVGSQSAKRPPTYMSSSRSTSFDDDSTSAAAATAEQRPGKRYPCRYRDSHGCEKTFTTSGHASRHSKIHTAEKAVQCTHAGCQKKFTRADNMKQHLETHYKDKSRSSGGARAHKAMLSDSRRNSSASSRSRSSTATNPASAGSLTSRDGPPREAHERQYPPLRPDGAAASWDVPGSTLGSLNRPVVARNPSSGLDALALAVECQAAGSAHGMPCCETRGPERFEYRVHRVGARTTTWKGEISAAEHSRPTSPRLDWKRCRGRHVQSAASYLAALGRIFHLCLLTDSAFPALVHRFSISRGPKLGPKRDHVAHEQTQGA, from the exons atggatgAGCCGCGacatccaagtacatgtgctcacTCGCCCACCCGGTACTCCGCCGTACGCCCCCGCCGTTTTTGGCAGCGCAAACTAAGCTGCCCTGCAAGACTTCGATCCGATCTCCATTATGGGGATTTGCGACACGTTGGATTGGTAAAAACTCCATCCTCCCTCCATCCGCCATCTGCTGCTCTCCACCTGGAATCTCTCATTCTCGCCGACCAACCCCCGCGCCCCCACCCCTTTCACATTCTTTCCTCCCTCCCGTCTCCCAATCTCCAGACTCTCATCATCTTCACCTTGCTCTACTTTCTTTTTTTTCCCTTTGCACTCGGCTCCTCTCGTCGCCCAACCGCAACTTCACCCTTCACCTCGGCTGGCAGCTTCCCATCGCCTCGGCACGCCCTCcacctcgcctcgcctcgcctcgcctcgcctcgcctcgcctcgcctcgtctcgtctctgTCCTGTCtcgtcccgtcccgtcccgtctCGTCCCGTCTTCCAATCCCTCCGGGAACAGTGCTCGATCGAACCGGGCAGACGAGGGCAGCCGTGTCGGCTCGACAGGACGCTCCATATTCTACCCTCGTTTGCCATCACGGCACCGCATCCAGCTCCCGTCGGTCCCATCGTCGCCTCACCTCGCTACTTTCGCACCGTCCTCCTGCTCCCTGGCTCCCTGGCTCCCTGCACGCCGCTCCATCATCAGCATCTCTTCAtctgcacctgcacctgcacctgcacccgTCCCCCCCGGGCAAGGAAAAATCTCGGGCACAGCCATGCAGGTTCGCGACGCAGCCGGCCGCCAGGTCTCGCtcctcaacgacgacggcgcccacTACAGAAATCAGCAGCCGCCGTCCCTGCACGGCACGAACCGTCTCCTGCCTCGGCCCGATGCGAGCCCTcgcagcagctcgtcgtcgcccatcaCGCCGGAGCTCCTGCGGTCGGATTCGTACGACTCCCAGATGAGCAACGACCCCATCTCGCCCCTGACGCCCTCGACCGACTTCTCCTTTCCCCGTGGCGCCATCTTCCCGGTCGGTTCTCAGTCGGCcaagcggccgccgacgtacatgagcagcagcaggtcgacctccttcgacgacgacagcacctcggccgccgcggccacggcggaGCAGCGGCCGGGCAAGCGGTACCCTTGCCGGTATCGCGACAGTCACGGCTGCGAAAAGACCTTCACCACGTCGGGTCACGCCTCGCGCCACTCCAAGATCCAcacggccgagaaggcggTCCAGTGCACGCACGCCGGGTGCCAGAAGAAGTTTACGCGCGCTGACAACATGAAGCAGCACCTGGAGACGCATTACAAGGACAAGAGCCGGTCGTCGGGCGGCGCCCGCGCCCACAAGGCCATGCTGTCGGACTCGCGTCGCAACTCGTCCGCGtcgagccggagccggtcgtcgacggcgaccaaCCCGGCTTCGGCGGGCAGCCTGACGAGCCGCGACGGACCGCCGCGCGAGGCGCACGAGAGGCAGTACCCGCCGCTCAGGCccgacggcgctgccgcGTCCTGGGATGTGCCGGGGTCGACGCTCGGCTCGCTCAACCGGCCCGTCGTTGCGAGGAATCCGAgcagcggcctcgacgccctcgccctcgccgtcgagtgCCAGGCGGCTGGCTC CGCGCATGGGATGCCATGCTGCGAGACGCGCGGGCCGGAGCGGTTCGAGTACCGAGTCCACCGTGTCGGCGCCCGCACGACGACGTGGAAGGGCGAGATATCAGCCGCCGAGCACTCGCGGCCGACTTCGCCCAGGCTGGATTGGAAGCGGTGCCG CGGCCGGCACGTGcagtcggccgcgtcgtatCTGGCCGCGCTCGGGCGGATATTTCACCTTTGCCTTCTGACGGATTCTGCGTTTCCCGCCCTCGTTCATCGATTTTCCATCTCGAGGGGCCCGAAGCTTGGACCGAAGAGGGATCATGTT GCTCACGAGCAGACGCAGGGTGCGTAG
- a CDS encoding Cyclin B, G2/mitotic-specific gives MCGPRIDSSYQTVIHPSKSTNNAIAGPTYLAGKYHQVASHGTGFLGRHTLNRPGISVFVLVLTRIRGHHIVPSLFADAWHAHKLIQPEAEDELAAEVFPRGFSPLPGNRLARRAASQAWPGSLVPVAYSPTATFQPRCCVGQPPVPVSEPEGTRPARHRLVSNENDENSSTRMTRAKAAAALNADEMAMPTKGALQPKKSAHNVGGPRKRAALGDVSNVGKVDVIDGKKPAGKPGLVSKAAHPTGVQKNTVRPTSRAPLGSKPANAAADSKRAGSGAGGIAAPKRKVAAAASAAVAKDETAVEEAEPLRKKVHTAAEEKRGRPEVRVEEKVKAAAVAAPKVDDAKCATSLEDDLKDLDQEDLDDPLMVAEYANEIFEYLHDLEVKSIPNPQYMSHQDDLEWRTRGILVDWLIEVHTRFHLLPETLFLAVNIIDRFLSEKVVQLDRLQLVGITAMFIASKYEEVLSPHVENFKRITDDGFSEAEILEAERFLLTTLNYDLSYPNPMNFLRRVSKADNYDIQSRTIGKYLMEISLLDHRFMAYRPSHSAAAAMYLARLMLDRGEWDRTLAHYAGYTEEEIEPVVELMVDYLARPVVHEAFFKKYASKKFLKASILARQWAKKNAPLFGITDTDLSLDQIS, from the exons ATGTGCGGACCACGGATAGATTCGTCCTACCAAACAGTGATTCATCCGTCCAAGTCAACAAACAATGCCATTGCTGGACCTACTTACCTGGCCGGAAAGTACCACCAGGTGGCCAGCCACGGCACCGGATTCCTTGGGAGGCACACGCTCAATCGCCCGGGCATATCCGTCTTCGTGCTTGTGCTCACTCGTATTCGTGGCCACCACATCGTACCCTCATTGTTCGCTGATGCATGGCACGCACACAAGCTCATCCAACCAGAAGCagaggacgagctcgctgCCGAGGTTTTTCCCCGGGGCTTCTCGCCCTTGCCTGGCAACCGACTCGCGAGGCGCGCCGCAAGCCAAGCTTGGCCTGGTAG CCTTGTCCCCGTGGCGTACTCGCCCACCGCAACATTCCAACCGCGCTGTTGTGTTGGACAGCCACCCGTACCTGTCTCTGAACCAGAG GGGACTCGACCTGCACGTCATCGTCTCGTGTCCAACGAGAACGACGAAAACAGCTCGACGCGTATGACCcgagccaaggcggccgccgctctcaacgccgacgagatggccATGCCCACCAAGGGTGCTCTGCAACCGAAGAAGTCGGCCCacaacgtcggcggcccgcgGAAGCGTGCCGCTCTCGGCGATGTCAGCAacgtcggcaaggtcgacgtGATTGACGGCAAGAAGCCCGCCGGCAAGCCCGGCCTGGTCTCCAAGGCAGCTCACCCCACGGGCGTCCAGAAGAACAcggtgcggccgacgagccgcgCGCCCTTGGGCAGCAAGCCTGCCAATGCGGCGGCGGACAGCAAGAGGGCCGGGtcgggcgccggcggcatcgcggCACCCAAGCGaaaggtcgccgccgccgcgtcggctgccgtcgccaaggacgagacggccgtgGAGGAAGCCGAGCCGCTTCGCAAAAAGGTCCACACAGCTGCCGAGGAAAAGCGAGGCCGACCCGAGGTCAGGGTCGAGGAGAAGgtcaaggcggcggcggtggcggcgcccAAGGTTGACGATGCCAAGTGTGCAACGAGCCTCGAGGATGACCTCAAGGATCTCGACCAagaggacctcgacgacccTCTGATGGTTGCCGAGTACGCCAACGAGATTTTCGAGTACCTCCACGACCTCGAAGTCAAATCGATCCCCAACCCGCAGTACATGTCTCATCAGGACGACCTGGAGTGGAGGACGcgcggcatcctcgtcgactggCTCATCGAGGTTCACACCCGCTTTCATCTGTTGCCCGAAAcgctcttcctcgccgtcaacATCATCGATCGGTTTCTGTCCGAGAAGGTGGTGCAGCTTGACCGcctccagctcgtcggcatcacGGCCATGTTCATCGCTTCCAAGTACGAGGAAGTTCTGTCGCCCCATGTCGAAAACTTCAAGCgcatcaccgacgacggcttcagcgaggccgagatcctcgaggccgagcgatTTCTCCTCACCACCCTCAACTATGACCTGAGCTATCCGAACCCCATGAACTTCCTGCGCCGTGTTTCGAAGGCGGATAACTATGACATCCAGTCTCGAACCATCGGCAAGTACCTGATGGAAATAAGCCTCCTGGACCATCGCTTCATGGCGTATCGGCCAAGccactcggccgccgccgccatgtaTCTTGCCCGACTGATGTTGGACCGCGGCGAATGG GACAGAACGCTCGCCCACTACGCCGGATACACGGAAGAGGAGatcgagcccgtcgtcgagctcatgGTCGACTACCTCGCACGCCCGGTCGTGCACGAGGCATTCTTCAAGAAGTACGCGAGCAAAAAGTTTCTCAAGG CCTCGATCCTCGCTCGACAATGGGCCAAGAAGAACGCGCCCCTGTTCGGCATCACCGACACGGATCTTTCCCTCGACCAAATTTCGTGA
- a CDS encoding 60S ribosomal protein L2, whose translation MLQLRMSMSAVGSAFPSAVLRSFQPPALRHAAALRGFATRRSDGDSKGSSLAGETVAALRENTGSQSVMLRTYKPRTPGVRHLRRPVNDHLWKGRPFLPLTIPKKGHGKGGRNVYGRITVRHRGGGAKRRIRTVDFERWRPGPHLVERIEYDPGRSAHIALLTEKVTGRKSYIVASEGLRAGDVVHSYRSGIPQDLLDSMGGVIDAGILAAKTAFRGNCLPMHMIPVGTQVFCVGSAAKRGAVFCRSAGTSATIVNKNEETRDDGTRIMTGKYVEVRLQSGEVRRVSKNACATIGVASNVHHHYRQLGKAGRSRWLNIRPTVRGVAMNKVDHPHGGGRGKSKSNRHPVTPWGRPTKSGYKTRRTHNVNKWVVTPRVRNHGKRRDKRSSKE comes from the exons ATGCTCCAGCTTCGGATGTCCATGTCTGCGGTCGGCTCCGCCTTCCCGTCAGCGGTCCTCCGAAGCTTCCAGCCACCAGCTCTCCGCCATGCTGCTGCGTTGCGCGGCTTCGCCACCAGGAGATCGGATGGGGACTCCAAGGGGAGCAGCCTTGCGGGCGAAACGGTGGCTGCCCTGCGCGAAAACACGGGGTCCCAATCGGTGATGCTCCGAACCTACAAGCCACGGACGCCCGGCGTGCGGCACCTGAGGCGGCCCGTCAACGATCATCTGTGGAAGGGACGGCCGTTTCTGCCGCTCACGATTCCGAAGAAGGGACACGGCAAGGGTGGAAGGAACGTGTACGGGCGCATCACGGTGAGAcatcgcggcggcggcgcgaagCGGAGGATACGGACCGTCGACTTTGAGCGATGGCGGCCCGGACCGCACCTGGTGGAGCGCATCGAATACGACCCGGGTCGGAGCGCGCACATCGCGCTCCTCACGGAAAAGGTGACGGGGCGGAAGTCGTACATTGTCGCGTCGGAGGGCTTGAGGGCCGGCGACGTGGTGCACAGTTACAGGTCAGGCATCCCGCAGGATCTCCTCGACAGCATGGGCGGCGTCATCGATGCCGGTATTctggcggcgaagacggctTTCCGGGGCAACTGCCTGCCGATGCACATGATTCCGGTGGGGACCCAGGTGTTCTGCGTcgggtcggcggcgaagcgcGGCGCCGTCTTCTGCCGCAGCGCgggcacgtcggcgacgatcGTGAACAAGAACGAGGAGACGCGGGATGACGGCACCCGCATCATGACGGGCAAGTACGTCGAGGTGCGGCTGCAGAGCGGCGAGGTGCGGCGGGTGAGCAAGAACGCCTGCGCcaccatcggcgtcgccagCAACGTGCATCATCACTACCGCCAGCTGGGCAAGGCCGGGCGAAGCCGGTGGCTCAACATTCGACCCACGGTTCGCGGCGTGGCCATGAACAAGG TGGATCACcctcacggcggcggccgcggcaagTCCAAGAGCAACCGACACCCCGTCACCCCATGGGGCCGACCT ACCAAGAGCGGCTACAAGACGCGCCGGACGCACAACGTCAACAAGTGGGTTGTGACGCCGCGCGTGCGCAATCACGGCAAGCGGAGAGACAAGAGATCGTCGAAGGAGTAG
- a CDS encoding binuclear zinc transcription factor, protein MTGSSDNESSGNGVQAAQSPNGDSNGSHGSHGGPDDGRRDGGGAILDNASVPKPKRLACMICRKRKLKCDGLRPSCSTCSRLGHSCAYDEQRRKSGPKRGYVKALEERLSESPSVPVVAVARMPVADLALAPEQVETLLKTQDPVPSTNAGPVKGLAMAHPPPGVAGLALANPPMSVAADGEMDAPWAHFGADSPRPGALDDFHFNASMGIQMNGVGGNFTWEMIGLGLEEPLPPQETIDELHQVFFEKVHPSCPMIHRYRYLAAMNLAPNQRPPVCLRYAMWTLACSITDKYTDLKDLFYKRARKYVEADYVKGYGEHMISVAHCQTHILLACYEMKMMYFPRAWINTGSAVRLAQMIGLHRLDGNGLDVKQCLPPPKDWTEREERRRTFWMAFCEDRYASIGTGWPMTIDERDVLTRLPSSEEAFNMSRPEQTQTLNECTGPSGAGKLSSFGGVVLLASLFGRNLVHLHRPDDDDLDHDLNGPFWKRHRHLDNILLGTSLGLPGHLKLPAGLANPNVVFTNMSIHTSTICLHQAAIFKAEKNKLAASVGSESKIRCITAANEIASIMRTISHMDLSAMNPFISFCLYVAARVFVQYLKSRPDDAQTVDSLRFLLSAMNALKRRNPLTESFLVQLDVDFESLTARIPQLRNAFPRSGDSPGAAGNGTKCQPPAENAEGVPGILPYRNKCQFLKTPADEGNAAAALDPMENPADRPAAGPDAFESSWLSPDRQAMPALTPSSGTMYEKNGPASSGPMSGFGESSGEMQELRASPEGGLSNGPTPNSSSGGGSDGKSHLGAGPLLNGSAQDAAYRTSSMGPHQGVMSNGLDVPVGGHQSFFGETTSFGLGPDMGAAEAGVNFGMSSSGGWADLNGETPAMQPVGEGVLRALMNMGPMDAMDLSSWDNGTDTHMRS, encoded by the exons ATGACCGGCTCGTCCGACAACGAGTCGTCCGGCAACGGCGTCCAGGCCGCCCAGAGCCCCAACGGCGACTCCAACGGCTCCCACGGTTCCCACGGCggccccgacgacggccgtcgggacggcggcggcgccattCTCGACAATGCCAGCGTCCCCAAGCCCAAGCGCCTCGCCTGCATGATATGTCGCAAGCGCAAGCTCAAGTGCGATGGCCTCCGTCCCAGCTGCAGCACCTGCTCCAGGCTGGGCCATTCGTGCGCCTACGACGAGCAGAGGAGGAAAAGCGGCCCCAAGCGTGGGTACgtcaaggcgctcgaggagcggTTGAGTGAGTCACCGTCggtccccgtcgtcgccgtggcaaGGATGCCCGTCGCTGACCTTGCCTTGGCTCCAGAGCAAGTCGAGACGCTGCTGAAGACGCAGGATCCCGTCCCGTCGACAAACGCCGGCCCCGTCAAGGGCCTGGCCATGGCCCACCCGCCGCCCGGCGTCGCTGGCCTGGCCCTCGCGAACCCGCCAatgtccgtcgccgccgacggcgagatggacGCCCCGTGGGCCCATTTCGGCGCCGATTCCCCCCGGCCGGGCGCGCTCGACGACTTTCACTTCAACGCGAGCATGGGCATCCAGATgaacggcgtcggcggcaactTCACCTGGGAGAtgatcggcctcggcctcgaggagccgCTACCCCCCCAGGAGaccatcgacgagctccaTCAGGTCTTCTTCGAAAAGGTGCATCCGTCGTGCCCCATGATCCATCGGTATCGATACCTGGCCGCCATGAACCT AGCCCCGAATCAGCGGCCGCCCGTGTGCCTGAGGTACGCCATGTGGACGCTGGCCTGCTCCATCACGGACAAGTACACGGATTTAAAGGACCTCTTCTACAAGCGAGCCCGCAAgtacgtcgaggccgactaCGTCAAGGGGTACGGGGAGCACATGATCTCGGTCGCCCACTGCCAAACCCACATCCTGCTGGCCTGCTACGAGATGAAGATGATGTACTTTCCGCGCGCCTGGATCAACACGGGGTCCGCCGTTCGCCTCGCTCAGAT GATCGGCCTGCatcggctcgacggcaacggcctcgacgtgAAGCAGTGCCTGCCGCCCCCCAAGGACTGGACCGAGCGggaggagcggcggcgaacCTTTTGGATGGCCTTTTGCGAAGATCGATACGCGAGCATCGGCACCGGATGGCCCATGACGATTGATGAGAGGGACGTCctgacgaggctgccgtcgtcggaggAGGCTTTCAACATGAGCCGACCGGAGCAGACGCAGACGCTGAACGAGTGCACCGGTCCGTCGGGCGCCGGCAAGCTGTCGTCgtttggcggcgtcgtcctcctgGCCTCCCTGTTCGGCCGCAACCTCGTCCACCTGCATcggcccgacgacgacgacctcgaccaCGACCTCAACGGTCCCTTCTGGAAGCGGCACCGCCACCTGGACAACATCCTCCTCGGCACCTCCCTCGGCCTCCCCGGTCACCTCAAACTCCCCGCCGGCTTGGCCAACCCCAACGTCGTCTTCACCAACATGAGCATCCACACGTCGACCATCTGCCTCCACCAGGCCGCCATCTTCAAGGCGGAGAAGAACAAGCTCGCGGCCTCGGTCGGGTCCGAGAGCAAGATACGGTGCATCACGGCGGCCAACGAGATTGCGAGCATCATGAGGACCATCTCCCACATGGACCTGTCGGCC ATGAACCCCTTCATCTCCTTCTGCCTCTACGTCGCCGCTCGGGTCTTTGTGCAGTACCTCAAGAGCAGGCCGGACGATGCCCAGACGGTGGACTCGCTCCGGTTCCTGCTCTCGGCCATGAACGCGCTGAAGCGACGGAACCCGTTGACCGAGTCGTTTCTCGTCCAGCTGGACGTGGACTTTGAGTCCTTGACGGCGCGCATCCCCCAGCTCAGGAATGCCTTTCCGCGGTCCGGTGATAGC CCCGGCGCGGCGGGCAACGGGACGAAGTGTCAACCGCCCGCCGAGAACGCGGAAGGTGTCCCGGGCATCCTGCCCTACCGAAACAAATGTCAGTTCCTGAAGACGCCGGCGGATGAGGGCaacgcggccgcggcgctgGACCCGATGGAAAACCCGGCCGACCGACCGGCAGCCGGCCCGGACGCGTTCGAATCGTCCTGGCTCTCCCCCGACCGGCAGGCGATGCCTGCGctgacgccgagctcgggaACCATGTACGAAAAGAACGGGCCGGCGAGCAGCGGGCCGATGTCCGGATTTGGGGAAAGCAGCGGCGAGATGCAGGAACTACGGGCTTCGCCTGAAGGTGGACTGTCCAACGGTCCGACGCCCAACTCGTCGAGCGGAGGCGGCTCGGATGGAAAGTCTCACCTAGGCGCCGGGCCACTGCTGAACGGGTCGGCGCAGGACGCTGCGTATCGGACGAGCTCGATGGGACCCCACCAAGGCGTCATGAGCAATGGGTTGGACGTGCCGGTAGGTGGCCACCAGAGCTTCTTTGGCGAGACAACCTCGttcggcctcggcccagACATGGGCGCGGCGGAGGCAGGTGTCAACTTTGGCATGTCATCGAGCGGCGGCTGGGCAGACCTGAACGGGGAGACACCTGCAATGCAACCGGTGGGAGAGGGCGTGCTGCGGGCGCTCATGAACATGGGGCCGATGGATGCCATGGACCTGTCATCGTGGGATAACGGAACCGACACTCACATGAGGAGTTGA